The region ttaacaGATTTACTCactaattctaaaaaaaatcaattaccaacaaaattaattttactataagaTGATCAAAgccaaaaatgaaaactttgatAACTTTGATGCTCatttaagaaaatgttttacGATCAAAACAAATTAACTCAATATAACTaggaaaattatacttttattccCGTTTTTTGACTTTCATCCTTTACTCTTTGACGTAATTTAGTATAGgccattgatttttttttttttaaaaagatagtGGTACAATTAATCAATGACCTATACTAAGTCATGTCCGGAGTAAAATATAAGAGTCAAAAAATTAGTATGggaattatattattattgtccATATAACTGGTAGTTGCTTTTGTAGAATCCAAAAGGTATTTACATATACTCGAGAGatgtaataaattattcaaCTTTTGGtatgttattaattttaaatttaaaaagacaataaatgataacagaaaaaaattaatcagaTGCTAAACATGAGATAGGAAGAAACTTGCCATATTCTAACATGTAATTGTGTAAGCACAAAACAATACAATGTTCTTCAGTGAATATACTTTGCAAAAATATATGTATCAGATTTTTCTCATATATATCTCCATTAAGCATGGGTTTTGAATACATATTATTCAACTTTTTATTCTCCCTCAACATGACGTTCTTGAATACTAAAACGTTTCACCGCATTTCCAAATTTCAATTCCTACCTATCCTATAGACGACAAAACGAGAcgaatttgaaatataaaccaTTGACTGCGACAAAATTTATTCTATATAAAGTGAAgatttatttcttcattttattaACCTCTTTTAACATAACATGCATTCACAAATAACTTGATAAACAccgaattaaaataaaacacactTATTAGTTTCTCAGACATTAATCTGTTCAGGCAAGCTGAAACTTGACTTTGAATGGAACATCGCTCAGAGCCAAACGCCTATGGCCATTTTCATCCACGAAGACACCGACATCCTTGCACAGGTGCTTGGAAGAAGGAAGCACAGTGGGacaataaacaattttataagcAGCATCAACCTTCTCAATCTTGAACCAGTTGCGTATGGTTCCCCAACTAGGGTTTCCCACAGAGCCACCAGTGGTCACAAACCACTGTCCTTTGGCAACATCAAAGTGGTCCAGTTTCCAAACTGGGGAATACTCAGCACAACTGGTATGATCGGTGGAGAACATGATGTTCAAATCAGTGGAAACACGAACAACACCTTTCTTAGGGTCAACGGGTGAGAATGACAATGGCAAGCCACTAGATCCTGCCACAAACACCACATCAAGAGGGCATGATTCACCGATGCTGGCAAGTGAAAGGCCTCCACTTTTCACGCATCTTCCGTACCTTGTGCATCCTATTAAAGGCGAAGCTGGAACAATGAAGTAGCTGAGACCAACTCGGAGCTTTTTCCCTGATGTGTCAACCACTTGCTCAGGTGATGCATCAGCTGCTCCAAGTAGTGCTTGAGTGGTCAAGGCGAAGAGAAGCACAAATGCTAGCAACATGTTCTTCATTATTGATTTCTGTATAATTCAGGTAGCTATATGTTCTTTGTATTCTGTTTTGTTAACGATGGATGGACCGTAATGGAGATGAAAAGTGTGAATTTATAGATGTCTTTATTCAATACTAATTCCACGATTTAGATGCTTAATTGTTAGTAAAATAGAAACAGTAGTATTTGAACAATACCATTGGCCACATCGAATGTGTATCTATGTATCAGTTACTGTGTGTAAACACGCTTGCATTTTATTTGCAACTAGCTGGAATCTGTTTTTGCGCCTCTCACTAGTTGATGGATAGGTTTTGAAGAACGATAGATATGTTTTCTTATTGATTCCATGGTATGTCAGATCATGTAGTTAATGACTacattaattgaatttttcaaCATGCAGCAAACTGTGGGTTATACAATGTTTAAACATGTTGCAACGGTTGGttaataaattatgttaaatttaatgattaaaaatccTTTATTCTTCTACTGCCCCTATAATTAGACGACTTAGACTTCGAATTTAATTCAATGTCTAATACAAATCTAGCTACAGTCTTCTGTGACATTAAAGTGTGGTACAAAGTTTCATGCagtattctaaaatatatagtTTCACGGATATCCTACAAAAATAAGAAGAGAAATATTTCGtaacactaatatatatatatatatatatatatatatatatatatatatatatatatatatatatatatatatatataatcattagTAACATTTAAGAAACGTGAGTAAACtacaaaaaatgttactaatatCATCTAATAACATTATATCAAATGTTACTTATACCTATGTTactaataacttttaataatatttttacatattaattgagatatttataaaattgttactaaATAGCtctaataacatttaattaataaaaatgtaacattttaaaaatgttattaaatctttttagtaacattttttatataaaaaagtaacattataaaaatgttactacatatctttagtaattttttttaaatagagatattttcaaattgttactaaacaattttagtgatatttctttttctaaaggcaacattataaaaatgttactataactattttgtaacatttcaacaaatataaccaaaaaacacataattaatattaaaatattgcacACCAACATTTACATTGCATGCTTCTTTATTGTAATGTTGTCATCCAAAAAGAAAGCCACAAAatcaactattttattttaataagacaACAGAAAAATCAACTATAATTATCCAATATTGAAGATGACACAACCTAGTTGGTAATGACTTCAAAAGTACCACATGGGTCTAAAGGGAATCCACGAGGTTGACACAAGAGTTTTAATAGAGGAAGTTCTTGgccaaaaagaaaattcaaaataggCTTATAGTATCAATGTAACAgagaaatcaagaaaaaatgatAGAGTTCCTTTGAGGCACATAATGTTTGATGTTTGGTTCCTCTAGTTTTCTTTCCTACAAGAttagagaaacaaagaaaaaattagacaaaattctgcataagaaaaagaaaaacaaagtaaaaccAATTCAAATAATAGAAAAAGGCAAATAAATAACACCAGACATATCTTTTTAGTCAAAACTTCCGGTTCAGAACCACTACAACCAGTCCCCACACCCCTTCCAAAAACCTGAAAAGAGTACCATTAGATCAGTACCCTAAGAAGCTCCATTTAAACACTCTTCCTTCGTCCTTAAGTATCCTTCTTcacaaacacataaatatatACACATAACCAATCAATCATTAAAAATGTAATGCTTTTATAGAAAACCTATAAGTACCCTTACTGCATAGTGCATCTCGGTCTTCTGTTACAATTGACTAAATGgagttttaacaaaaattatgtcTTCAATATgcttttcaatttagttttcaacTATCTTTTCTGTTCATTTGTTCAAATTAAAATAGAGAAGGAGCTCCTAACATATGTTTCTAGTCAAAGGCAATAAAGAAAGTTACCATCAAAGAGTCATTTCTTCCCCCTTTTCATAGGGAGCTACCTAGGGTGAGAAAATAAGTGAAAAGAATGATCAATGAAGGATTTCATCTTTTATTATGAGAGAAGCAGATATATATACAATGCAGAataacagaaatgaaaaaggaaaaagagaatagaaaaataaagcctaACAGATGGCTAATAGAAAGCTATAACTAAGGCTAACCTTGGACTCAAGTGAGGATTAAATTGATAACAAAGACTAATTAAGTTAAGAATTACCCAAACTTTTAACCTTTTTGTTGtgcttttattttccttttacctTTGAGATTACATTAAACCAATTAAGCTAAATGTAAATCCAGAGAGAATCTGCACAATTTGCAAACCATTgctaagaaaaagaaaagaaaaccaaacTTGGAatttaaaagaagataaaacAGTGAACCTTGCAGGATTGATTCGTTGATGAAGTTCTCACACTCTAGATCAAAATTTGGCCAACAAACTTTTGCCATTTAATCAACTCCCTCATTCAACAACTTTCATTGTTTTCCCTTTATCCAAGTGAAAAATTCAGTTAGAAGGGGAAACAAAACCATTACTTGCattatacaatatattataaCTGCCCAGTGCAAAACAGATCATAATTAACTAATGAGACCATACAACAAATGAATCAAATGAGTTATACATTTTCTAATGTCTATTGTTGTTAAAGAATCCCTATGATTCATTTCTGTATGGGAATACATaatttgaacatatattttaataaaattaaaatattattttaaaatgtcaacttctaaattagtattaaatatttcaatgttATATTAAcgataacaaatttaataatatattgttactaatctaaaatataataaatttataattgagaTATTAAcgataacaaatttaataatatattgttactaatctaaaatataataaatttataattgagaCGAAAATAATTGATTTCGCGAATTTTAGTTACTGCAAAATCAATGTCTAGataatagagataaaaaaaatttaagttttaaataatacgataactaaaaactaaaaggtttaattgtattatttttattgactaaaatttagtttctaaaataaattaaaaatgactaaaaaaaattctaactaCATATTAACAAGacactaaaaatattatttttaaataaataaatatctttttaataatggttaattactaaaaatataacatcatgatacttgataattttaattaaaaaattaatttaatcactagaataattagttattattaatttaatttttacaatattaataatattttattaaagtgatactatataataaatttatttatctacagtaacatttttcaaaaatgttaaaatattattgttaaaattaaatatagtaaCGTTTATAGAAAAATGTTACTATAAAATGAATTTAGTTACCGTTTTAGTAAATGTAACTGAACAAGTGTTACTAAAACTTGTAGTGTAACATTGTTTACGCATCTTGAAATTCTTCAGTTTCAAGACtgagttatatatatttatatttatttttttctttaaagtgtggtatatattttcatatacgGAGAGAAAGGGTTAAGGATTACAGCTATAGCATGTTCAAAAACATAAGTCCATCTCAGAAACAAGCTCATTGATGTTGACTAACTGCGTATACAGTCCTCACAGATTTAGACAGAGCAATCAGATTTGAGAGCAACTATTAGATTTTATAATTACTACAACACAATCTCCTGGAAAGGAATACTAGCAGATGATATTTTTCTTGGAGAAAGAAAAACCATATGAAATCAGGCCATGGCTTAAACAGGATTAGACTTTCCAGAAACTAAAGTTAAACTTGCTCATCTTAAGTGAATTTCTTATGTTGATGAAAGTATAGGTCCAACAGTATTAAGCAAATCAAAGATCTTATCTTACACCATGCACAAGAAGCAACCTATAAATTGATGCAAAACCATCTTCCTAAACTCCATCTATCAACCAATACAAATTACTCAAACCAATATACAGAATAAACAGTGATGAAGACAACATTGTTAGCTTTTGTCCTTCTCTTTGCCCTGAACTCACAACCACTTCTGGGAGCAGCTGAAGCTTCACCTGATAAAGTAGTTGACACATCAGGCAAGCTGCTACGTGCTGGTGTCAACTACAACATTCTTCTATCCATGCCCTACAGTAATTGTAGAAGTCCACAAGGCCTTGGCCTCTCAAAGATTGGAAAATCATGCCCTCTGGATGTTGTGGTTGTGGACAGATATCATAGTTTGCCACTAAGGTTTATACCTGTTAACCCCAAAAAGGGTGTTATTCGTGTCTCCACCGACCTCAACATCATGTTCCCTCCTAACATCACTTGCCCTCACCATTCCACTGTGTGGAAGCTTGATAACTTTCAGGTTTCTAAGGGACGCTTTGTGTCCACTGGTGGTGTTAAGGGCAATCCTGGGAGGGAAACCATTGGAAATTGGTTCAAGATTGAGAAGTATGGTGGTGCTTATAAACTAGTTTATTGTCCCAGTTTGTGCCCTTCTTGCAAGGATGTTGTGTGCGAGAATGTTGGGATGTTTGTTGATGAGAAAGGGAACCATCGTTTGGCTCTAAGTGCTGTTCCATTCCAAGTTAAATTCCTCAAGGCGTAACCAGAGTTCCTCTTGTTGTGCACCAACAACTATGAATGTTGAGTGAGTTTCTGATAATGATGTGttctttacattttaatttgtgAGGATATATAGCCTAGTTATAGGCGAAATCCTCgttatgaaataaataagtatTGAAATAATATGGACAAATGTTGTATGTTTCACTAATGTAAAAGACTATGtagtttgtgaaaaaaatagaagaataccaaatattgtataatttattgTGGAACCTCTTTTTGGGCCCCCACATGCCtaaatttgaagaaaacaatgaacctaaagaaaaaaagagaaagcaagATGTTCATTAATCTCAGAATACAGAGCATAGAAAATGGAAAAGCACTAACCTATgtgcttcttttttatttacattctAAACAAATGAAGACCTTTCACTCTGGTCTTAAACATGATACAAGAAGTTAGGCTCTGAATCGAGTATAAACCAGATAATAACTTCACCAGAAACTTATAAATATGGAAACACAACATTATGAACTACacaaatttttctataaaactgaATCTTTTATAGGCCAATTGTATGAGAAGAAATCCATGACTTTGGTGCACATGGGTACATAGATTTTGATCCATCCCCTGcttgtatatataaatgtaaatctCTTCTTCCATATCCATCTCACAAGagttacaagaaaaaaaaactactaaaCACATACAAATGAAGATGACATTGGTAACATTGGTCCTAGTGGTTGCCTTGAGCACAAAGGCACTACTTGGCGAAGCAGGTGCTGCACCAGAGCAAATTGTTGACACATCAGGGAAGAAGGTTCGAGCTGGTGAGAATTACTACATAGTTCCAGCATCCTCGGATGTAGGTGGCCTTGCTCTTTCAACCACAGGTCAAGATTGTCCTCTTGATGTTGTAGCTGTTGATGGTTACCAAGGCCAGCAATTGAGCTTTCTTCCTGTTAATGATAAGAAAGGTGTGATTCGCGTTTCCACTGATCTCAACATCTTTTTCTCCACCTACACAAGTTGTCCCCAGTCCACAGTTTGGAAGCTTAAGGATTATGATTATTCAACATCACAGTGGTTTCTCACAACTGGTGGTTCTTTGGGCAACCCTGGCTCTCAAACCATCACCAATTGGTTCAAGATTGAGAAGTACGAGGATGCTTACAAGATGGTTTATTGTCCGAGTGTGTGCAATTATTGCAATTATCCATGCAGTGATATTGGAATATATCAGGACCAATATGGCAAGCGTTTGGCTCTAACTTCTGAGCCATACAAGGTGCAGTTCCAGAAGGTTCAATACTAAATGTTGAATATACAAACCTTAAAGAGTAAAGTGTAAGGAACTACTTGCACTTTTCGTACAAGATTATATTCTCAAGTTGAGTTCCATGTACTGAACCATACATAATGAATAAACAATGTCTCTATTTTGAGTCTTTTTAAGTTTCTGTTTGTCATTAGTTTACTTGTTAAAAAAATCTCGCTAAGAATGTAAACCCCTAAAAATGGATTTAAGCtaagaaaaaatatcatttgTAGAAGTATATTTCTGTGAGGAATTAACACTACCGTTATGGTTGTTAGTTACTGCTATTTGTTCCCTAAGCTAAGGTACACCAACGATCATTCAACATGTTCATTAAGCCAATCCAATGTCCAACTTAATATAAACCATTTACTAAGACAAAATATACTGTATAAACTCAAGATATAAAAGTGAAGATACTTCATTTTATTAACTTCTTTTGACATGACATGCATGCaaaattaactttataaaaactaaattaaaataaaacacactTATTAGTTTATCAGACATTAATCTGTTCAGGCAAGCTGAAACTTCACTTTGAATGGAACATCGCTTAGAGCCAAACGCCTATAGCCATTTTCATCCACGAAGACGCCAACATCCTTGCACAGGTGCTTGGAAGAAGGGAACAGAGTGGGacaataaacaattttataagcAGCAGCATCAACCTTCTCAATCTTGAACCAGTTGCGTATGGTTCCCCAACCAGGATTTCCCACAGAGCCACCAGTGGTCACAAACCACTGTCCTTTGGCAACATCAAAGTGGTCCAGTTTCCAAACTGGGGAATACTCAGCACAACTGGTATGATCGGTGGAGAACATGATGTTCAAATCAGTGGAAACACGAACAACACCTTTCTTAGGGTCAACGGGTGAGAATGACAATGGCAAGCCACTAGATCCTGCCACAAACACCACATCAAGAGGGCATGATTCACCGATGCTGGCAAGTGAAAGGCCTCCACTTTTCACGCATCTTCCGTACCTTGTGCATCCTATTAAAGGCGAAGCTGGAACAATGAAGTAGCTGAGACCAACTCGGAGCTTTTTCCCTGATGTGTCAACCACTTGCTCAGGTGATGCATCAGCTGCTCCAAGTAGTGCTTGAGTGGTCAAGGCGAAGAGAAGCACAAATGCTAGCAACATGTTCTTCATTATTGATTTCTGTATAATTCAGGTTATTATCTTGGTTAATGATGGATGGAACATAGTGGAGATGTGAAGTCTGAATTTATAGATGtcttcatttaatattaattccACCTTTTGTATTCTTAGTAGTTAGTACCATGGAAATAGTATAGATTTTCTTTTAGTACTTGAGCAATACCATTGGCTATCTCAAGTTGATAATTAATTGTTCTGAAATCATGTAGCCATGTGCATCTGTATTGCTTACTAAGTCTAAACATGGTTTGCATGAATGTTCTTTGTGGTCTTAGAGGATATTATTTACAACTAACTGGAAGCCATTTTTGAGTCTCTCTAGGTTCTGCAGAACGATAAATGTTTTCTTATTGATTCTATGGTCTGTTCGCTCATGTTGTTCATGACTAGATTAGTTGACTTTTTCAAATGGAGTAGGTATCCAATCTGTGAgttaatgtttaaatatatagttCCAGGGATATTATtctaaaagagaaaagaagaaaacattagATGAAATACATACTGTAATGAgcaaataatatttgaaaaaaatattaaataaataaatattacatacAAATATGGTAGTATCTCACAACATACGGCTTTTTAAGCTCTGTCAGTAATAAACAAAGAAACGAGTACACAAGAAATATATACTTTTCTTCAAAATGTGGTATTTGGTCATATACAGTGGAAAATATAGGGTTCGGGGCTCCTTCTTGCATGTTCGAAAACATAAGTCTATCTCAGAAACAAGCTCATTAATGATGACTAATCTCGTATAAAGTCTTTAACATAGCAATCAGATTTGAGAGAAACAATTAGATACTATTAGTACAATACAATCTCGTGGAAAGGAACACTGGCAGAGATGATATTTTTCttggagaaagaaaaaacata is a window of Vigna unguiculata cultivar IT97K-499-35 chromosome 4, ASM411807v1, whole genome shotgun sequence DNA encoding:
- the LOC114182736 gene encoding miraculin-like, with product MKNMLLAFVLLFALTTQALLGAADASPEQVVDTSGKKLRVGLSYFIVPASPLIGCTRYGRCVKSGGLSLASIGESCPLDVVFVAGSSGLPLSFSPVDPKKGVVRVSTDLNIMFSTDHTSCAEYSPVWKLDHFDVAKGQWFVTTGGSVGNPSWGTIRNWFKIEKVDAAYKIVYCPTVLPSSKHLCKDVGVFVDENGHRRLALSDVPFKVKFQLA
- the LOC114180270 gene encoding miraculin-like, with protein sequence MKTTLLAFVLLFALNSQPLLGAAEASPDKVVDTSGKLLRAGVNYNILLSMPYSNCRSPQGLGLSKIGKSCPLDVVVVDRYHSLPLRFIPVNPKKGVIRVSTDLNIMFPPNITCPHHSTVWKLDNFQVSKGRFVSTGGVKGNPGRETIGNWFKIEKYGGAYKLVYCPSLCPSCKDVVCENVGMFVDEKGNHRLALSAVPFQVKFLKA
- the LOC114182716 gene encoding miraculin-like; amino-acid sequence: MKMTLVTLVLVVALSTKALLGEAGAAPEQIVDTSGKKVRAGENYYIVPASSDVGGLALSTTGQDCPLDVVAVDGYQGQQLSFLPVNDKKGVIRVSTDLNIFFSTYTSCPQSTVWKLKDYDYSTSQWFLTTGGSLGNPGSQTITNWFKIEKYEDAYKMVYCPSVCNYCNYPCSDIGIYQDQYGKRLALTSEPYKVQFQKVQY
- the LOC114180244 gene encoding miraculin-like — protein: MKNMLLAFVLLFALTTQALLGAADASPEQVVDTSGKKLRVGLSYFIVPASPLIGCTRYGRCVKSGGLSLASIGESCPLDVVFVAGSSGLPLSFSPVDPKKGVVRVSTDLNIMFSTDHTSCAEYSPVWKLDHFDVAKGQWFVTTGGSVGNPGWGTIRNWFKIEKVDAAAYKIVYCPTLFPSSKHLCKDVGVFVDENGYRRLALSDVPFKVKFQLA